One genomic segment of Capricornis sumatraensis isolate serow.1 chromosome X, serow.2, whole genome shotgun sequence includes these proteins:
- the SLC25A5 gene encoding ADP/ATP translocase 2, translating to MTDAAVSFAKDFLAGGVAAAISKTAVAPIERVKLLLQVQHASKQITADKQYKGIIDCVVRIPKEQGVLSFWRGNLANVIRYFPTQALNFAFKDKYKQIFLGGVDKRTQFWRYFAGNLASGGAAGATSLCFVYPLDFARTRLAADVGKAGAEREFRGLGDCLVKIYKSDGIRGLYQGFNVSVQGIIIYRAAYFGIYDTAKGMLPDPKNTHIFISWMIAQSVTAVAGLTSYPFDTVRRRMMMQSGRKGTDIMYTGTLDCWRKIARDEGAKAFFKGAWSNVLRGMGGAFVLVLYDEIKKFT from the exons ATGACAGATGCCGCCGTGTCCTTCGCCAAGGACTTCCTGGCAGGTGGAGTGGCGGCGGCCATCTCCAAGACCGCGGTCGCGCCCATCGAGCGGGTGAAGCTGCTGCTGCAG GTGCAGCATGCCAGCaagcaaatcactgcagataagcAGTACAAGGGCATCATAGACTGCGTGGTTCGTATCCCCAAGGAGCAGGGAGTCCTGTCCTTCTGGCGTGGTAACCTGGCCAATGTGATCAGATACTTCCCCACCCAGGCTCTCAACTTTGCCTTCAAAGATAAATACAAGCAGATCTTCCTGGGTGGTGTGGACAAGAGGACCCAGTTTTGGCGCTACTTTGCAGGAAATCTGGCATCAGGTGGTGCCGCCGGGGCCACGTCCCTGTGTTTCGTGTACCCTCTCGACTTTGCCCGTACCCGTCTAGCAGCCGACGTGGGCAAAGCTGGAGCTGAAAGGGAATTCAGAGGCCTCGGTGACTGCCTGGTTAAGATCTACAAATCTGATGGGATTAGAGGCCTGTACCAAGGCTTTAACGTGTCTGTGCAGGGTATTATCATCTACCGAGCTGCCTACTTCGGTATATATGACACTGCGAAGG GAATGCTTCCAGATCCCAAGAACACTCATATCTTCATCAGCTGGATGATCGCACAGTCAGTCACGGCGGTTGCTGGGTTGACTTCCTATCCGTTCGACACTGTGCGTCGCCGCATGATGATGCAGTCAGGGCGCAAAGGAA CTGATATCATGTACACAGGCACGCTTGACTGCTGGAGGAAGATTGCTCGTGACGAAGGAGCCAAAGCCTTTTTCAAAGGCGCGTGGTCCAATGTTCTCAGAGGCATGGGCGGGGCTTTTGTGCTTGTCCTGTATGAtgaaatcaagaagttcacctaa